The following DNA comes from Mycobacteroides immunogenum.
GCGCTCCTGGCGCGTGGATTGCCTGGACCGGGAGGCAGCACGAAACTTCTCGAGGATGGCGGGCGAAGGGTGGGGGAGGTGGGCGACTCGCGGCTTGCCGCGATGGATGCCGCACGGCTACCCGACTTCATATCAGTAAGCTGATTATTAGTACGGCGCACGATACGTGGGATGTCGTGCGTGCACCTCAGTGGGCGGGCTGTGCACCGCGCAAGATCATGCCCACAATCTTTTCAGGCTGCAGGCTTTCCAGTCCCTCGGCGGTCATGAGACCACGACTCAAGATCGGTCCGAGCATGAATTCGAAGATCAGTCGGTGATCCGTGTCCTTGACTACTTCTCCCCGCTCGATAGCCCGCTCGATGATTAACGCACACGAATCACGCCGAGTCCGCCACAGCGTGTGCTGCAATTCGGAAAGTGAGGGGTCCCCGGAGCGGGTGACATCCAGAAGTACTCGGCCTAGCGGAGCTTGGTGCGCCGCAATCACCTTGGCGAACAGACTCATCAGATCATCTTTGACGTTGCCCGTGTCGGGCACCGCCACCGCGGTATCGATCGTCTCGAGCAACGCCTCGCGGATCAGCGATCCCCGATCTTTCCACTTCCGGTAGATCGACACGTGTGAGACGCCCGACCGCTCGGCGATCGCAGGTACCGTCGCGCCGTCCAATCCTTCCTCCAGCAGAATTTCGACGGTAGCGGCCATCACCTGCGCATGTACGCGCGCGGTGCGCCCGCCTGGACGTCGGACCGGGTCAGTCATCGGCCCAGCGTACCGATGTGCCTAGGGGGCACCGGCGCGCGACGCTAGACCGGTTCCAGTCCTGGCAGCGGCTCCGCGTCGACGAGCACAACCACGATCCGGGCTGGTTCATCGGACCTATTTTCCCAGCTGTGAACGGTGCCTCTCTGAATGATCACATCGCCGGGTCGCATTAGCCTTTCATCGTCCTCGACCACCGCGTAAAGCTCGCCCGAGATCACACAGGTGTAGTCGATGCTCGCGGTCCGATGAGAGGGACAAGATGTATGCGGGGCGAACTCGACAACACGGAAAACACTGCCACCCACCGGTGGTTTCAACACTGCGCCGCCGACGAAGTAGTCGAGTCGCGAGTTGCCGGCGGGGGTCGCGGTGTTCTGCCAGAGATCAGCGGTTCCTGCTCCCATAATCTCCTGAACGTGAGGACACACTCCGTCTTCCACAAAAACAGCGTTGCCGCTGTCATCGTGCCCAGTGATGATTCTGCGAATCGGTTGCATCAGACCTCCTAAATCCGTATCCATTTGACGTAGCTTGCGAGTTCTTCGCCGTTGAATTTCATAGGCGGCGTGTCCAGAGTGAGAATGTCGCCGTCAAAGATGCAGGCGCGCCGAAGGTCCTGGCCCACGAAGTGTGGAACGCTCGCGTACTGCACACGATGGTGCACTGTAGCGGTGTCCTCATCGATTTCGAAGGTGCCGCAGTAGCTCACGAAAGTGTCATAGGCGTAGGCCTTTTCGTGAATTCCTCCGCCTCCCAGGGAAGGGTCTGTGAAAGCCGGCCGGCTCAGCAGGCTGAGCGCTGCGCTCATCAGTCCAGATTCGGTATAGATCAGTAGGCCACCACACTGTTCGGTCGGGCCGATCGGTAAGTCATGCAGCTCACCATTTTTGATGGTTTTCATGTCAATCATGCGCCAACCACCGATGAGACGGGAACGGATATCGGTCATCTCTTTCCGCCTACTCACCACTGTTCGCGATGCATGACGTCTTCCAGCGGACGCCGATTAGGCTTGCGAATCGGCGCCAGGGAGCGATCCGCCGGGAATCCCAGGCCCATCAGGTAAGCGACATCATGGTCGTCCGGCACACCAAGCAGCGCACGGGCCTTCCCCTGATTACCGACCGCTGAGTGTGCGGTACCGATGCCTAGTTCGGTGGCGGCAATCATCATTGCCATGGTGGCCTGTCCCAGATCGAACTGGTCCCACCGTGCGGCCAAATCGTTCTCCGGCCGCGGTAAGATCAACGCGAAAGCAGCAGGGGCGGAAGCGATATGCGTCGCACCCGGCCACACGGTAGACAGTTCCTGCAACCGCTCCCCATCGGTGACGACGACGAAGTCCCAATGTTGGTTATTGTTCGCAGAGGGCGCCCGTCGCCCTGCCTCGGCAATCCGGTCCAAGTCGGCGCCCGGGATCGGGTCGGGGCGGTAGTCGCGCACATTACGACGCGCTGCAATCGCTTCCCATGCTGTCATATCGTCCTCTTTTCCTTGTCTAGTTTGTTTTAGTGACTGGGGCGCAGTACACGTGCTTTCGACTGCTCTACCGCCTGTCTCGGGGCAGCCGCCGCCGACTCGAAGCGCGCGGCGACTACACCGTCGGGCCGCACCAACAGTGCACCGTGCTCGGGCGTGGGGAAGATCCGGTGCCAACGCGCCTTGTCGATTACCTGCTCTTCGGCAATCGTGCGCGCTCCCACCCTCGGCAGGGGATCCTTGTGCAGCGCAGCGGCATAGACACTCGATTCGGGGGCAAGCAGCGTAAACCCACGTGGGTCAACCAGATCCAGTGTGCTGGTGATGTCGCCGATGAGCTCGACATGAGGCACACGGGTTCCCGGCTCACCGTATGACGCGGTGGCATCCTGCACTGGCGAGAGCGGGTCGTATCCCGTGGCTCCCGCCGCTGGGTACCGGAATCCGAGCGTCACATTCACCGGACCTGGATTTCCCTCACCGATGTATCCGCCTTTGCGGGCCATTTCCCGCACCTCAAGGACGGTGTATTCAGCGATCGGCTTGCGTTCTGTTTCATAGGTATCCAGTAACGCGTCCTCGGCGTCTCCGCGTAGTACCGCAGCGATCTTCCACGCCAGATTGTGTGCCTCCGCGATACCGGTATTGGCGCCGTAGCCACCGTGTGGTGAATTGATATGTGCAGCATCGCCGACCAAGAA
Coding sequences within:
- a CDS encoding lipocalin-like domain-containing protein; this encodes MTDIRSRLIGGWRMIDMKTIKNGELHDLPIGPTEQCGGLLIYTESGLMSAALSLLSRPAFTDPSLGGGGIHEKAYAYDTFVSYCGTFEIDEDTATVHHRVQYASVPHFVGQDLRRACIFDGDILTLDTPPMKFNGEELASYVKWIRI
- a CDS encoding nitroreductase family protein — protein: MTAWEAIAARRNVRDYRPDPIPGADLDRIAEAGRRAPSANNNQHWDFVVVTDGERLQELSTVWPGATHIASAPAAFALILPRPENDLAARWDQFDLGQATMAMMIAATELGIGTAHSAVGNQGKARALLGVPDDHDVAYLMGLGFPADRSLAPIRKPNRRPLEDVMHREQW
- a CDS encoding TetR/AcrR family transcriptional regulator; this encodes MTDPVRRPGGRTARVHAQVMAATVEILLEEGLDGATVPAIAERSGVSHVSIYRKWKDRGSLIREALLETIDTAVAVPDTGNVKDDLMSLFAKVIAAHQAPLGRVLLDVTRSGDPSLSELQHTLWRTRRDSCALIIERAIERGEVVKDTDHRLIFEFMLGPILSRGLMTAEGLESLQPEKIVGMILRGAQPAH
- a CDS encoding cupin domain-containing protein, with amino-acid sequence MGAGTADLWQNTATPAGNSRLDYFVGGAVLKPPVGGSVFRVVEFAPHTSCPSHRTASIDYTCVISGELYAVVEDDERLMRPGDVIIQRGTVHSWENRSDEPARIVVVLVDAEPLPGLEPV